In bacterium, one DNA window encodes the following:
- a CDS encoding V-type ATP synthase subunit D, whose product MRLTVNPTRMELLKLKKRLILARRGHRLLKDKQDELMRNFLSLIEEIKNLRLAVDKGLFEAYGSFLIARSTMGREFLEEALMASQLETNLEVTYVPLLNLRVPSYELRMMGDYFSYGLFTTSMELDGALKRYRELIPRMVELAEKGKRVEMLSYEIERTRRRVNALEHILIPNILETITYITMKLEELERSNITRLMKIKDIVRRH is encoded by the coding sequence ATGAGGCTTACTGTCAATCCCACAAGGATGGAACTTCTAAAATTGAAGAAGAGGTTAATCCTTGCCCGTCGGGGACACAGGTTGCTCAAGGATAAACAGGATGAACTGATGCGTAATTTCTTATCGCTGATAGAGGAGATTAAGAATCTTCGCCTTGCGGTTGACAAAGGACTCTTCGAGGCCTATGGATCTTTCCTTATTGCCCGCTCAACTATGGGAAGAGAGTTTTTGGAGGAAGCGTTAATGGCCAGTCAGCTGGAGACTAATCTTGAAGTCACTTATGTTCCTCTTCTAAATCTCAGGGTTCCCAGTTATGAGCTCAGGATGATGGGTGACTACTTTTCTTATGGACTCTTCACTACCTCTATGGAGCTGGACGGGGCATTAAAGAGGTACAGAGAACTAATACCCAGGATGGTGGAACTTGCGGAAAAAGGAAAAAGGGTGGAGATGCTCTCTTATGAGATTGAACGGACCAGGCGGAGAGTCAATGCTCTGGAGCATATATTGATTCCCAATATACTTGAAACTATCACTTATATAACCATGAAACTGGAGGAACTGGAAAGAAGTAATATTACCAGACTGATGAAGATCAAGGATATAGTTAGAAGACATTAA